CAGATGCCGGCTGGCCGGTGTCAATAAGGCATAGGGAATTGGAGCGTCGGCTGCCGACGTCCGCATCTGTTCACGAAGTGGAAACGGGCGAGGTTGGGCCTTCCCGTGAATCTCGTGTCGATGCCGGGCGCGGCGAGGCGCCTGTTTTGGGTGATAGGCGTTGATTGGAATTGTCATCGTAGCGCATGGCGGACTTGCCCGGGAATATCTTTCCGCGGTCGAGCATGTCGTTGGTCCGCAGTCAGGGATTGCGGCGGTTGCGATCGAGGATGATCACGACCGGATGGCGAAAACAGCCGAAATCCAGGACGCGGCGAATTCCGTCGATGATGGCAATGGCGTGATCGTGGTGACTGATCTGTTCGGAGGATCGCCATCGAACCTGTCGCTGCCCGCATGTGCAATGCGCGACCGCAGCATTCTATACGGCGCCAATCTTCCCATGCTGGTCAAGCTGGCCAAGTCGCGCCATCTCTCGGTGCCCGATGCGGTCACTTTCGCCAAGGAGGCGGGGCGCAAATATATCAACTCTTACAACGTGCCGGTCGAGGCCGTTTTCAACACCGGAACGCCTGCAACATGACGCAATCCGTGACGCGCGAGCTGTCGATCATCAATGAAAAGGGGCTGCACGCCCGCGCCAGCGCCAAATTTGTCGATATCGTCGAAAGATTTTCCTCTACAGCCATGGTCGAAAAGGATGGAATGAGCGTGTCGGGCGACTCGATCATGGGGTTGCTGATGCTGACCGCACCGCGCGGCAGCAGCATCAAGGTGACAACAGAGGGTCCGGATGCCGTCGAACTTGCCGACGCGCTGGAGGCACTGGTGGCGGATTATTTCGGCGAAGGCATGTAGGCCTGCCGTGGCAGAACGCAGATCCTACCATCACGGGAACCTTCGTCAGGCCCTGGTTGATGCAACTGCCGCGCTGATCGAGGAACTTGGCCCACAGGCCTTCACGATGTCCGAGGCCGCGCGCCGGGCCGGGGTGTCGGCGGCGGCGCCCTATCGGCACTTCAGGGGGCGCGACGATCTGATCGAAGAGGTCGCGCGACAGGGTTTTCTGGAATTTGCCGACAGGCTGGAGGTCGCATTTGATGACGGCGCGCCGACGGTTCTGACCGCATTCCTGCGGATGGGGCAGGCCTATCTTGATTTTGCCGGGGAACGTCCGGGTTTCTATATGGCGATGTTTGAATCGGGCATCTCCATTGCCGGAAAATCGGAGCTTTCAGCGGCGTCCGACCGTGCGCAGGGCGTCCTTTTGCGCGCCGCCGATGCGCTGGCCAGCCGGATGCCGAAGGATCGCCGTCCTCCGTCGCGCATGGTGGCCAATCATGTCTGGGCGCTCAGTCACGGCGTGGTCGAACTTTTCTCGCGCGGCAAGCCGGGCGGGCGAAGCTCGGTCGAACCCTCGGAAATGCTGGAAAGCGGCGTCATCATCTATCTGCGCGGCCTTGGCCTGATCCCCAACTGAAAAATTCGGGCAAATGTCTTGATTCAGCCAGTTTTGCGCCCATCTATGTAAATGTGATTAACATTAACATAGGGAGAACGCAGGATGCACAGCGCATCACAGAACTTTTCAGCCCAGATGATGGCGTCACGCGCAACGGGGCCCTTGGGCCGCGCCCGTGACTGGCTGGACGAAAGGGGCCGCCCGGCATGGATCGTTGCCATGGTCCTGGGATTCGTGGCTTTCTGGCCGGTCGGACTGGCCATTCTTGGTTATATGATCTGGAGTAAACGCATGTTCGGATGCAGCAAACGGACCCATCACCGTCACTATTCTGCCGCGCCAACGGGGAACACGGCCTTCGATTCCTATCGCGAGGAAACCCTCAAGCGACTGGAAGACGAGCATGGAGAGTTCATGGCCTTCCTGCAGAAGCTGCGTGAAGCCAAGGACAAATCCGAGTTCGATCAGTTCATGGATCAGCGCGACGCGAAAACGGGCAACTGATCCCGAAGTTGGATGGGGCCGGAATCTCCGGCCCCTTCGCTTATTCTCCGCGGGGGAACCTCTGGTTCTCTTCCAGCACGTTCAGGTCCATGTGATTGCGCATATAGCGCTGGCTGGCATCCAGGAACGGTTGGTGGTCCCAGGCACGGTACTTTCCGTTCCGCAGGGCCTCATAGACGACCCAGCGGCGTGCCTGAGATTCCCGCACCTCGGCATCGAACCGCGCCAGATCCCAGCGCGCGGCGGCCATGTCGCGCAACCTTGCAAGATCCTCGGCATATGCCGGGTCGGTCGCAAGATTGCGCCTTTCGCCGGGATCGGCCTGCAGATCGAACAATTGTTCGGGGTCGGCTTGGCAGGAAATATACTTCAGATGCCCGTCACGCAGCGCGACAAGAGGCGCGATACTGCCCTCGGCGGCATACTCCATCGGGACGGGGCCCCGATTGGCACCGCCATCTGCCAGGGATTCCCCATCGGTCCAGGGCATCACCTCGTCCATGTCCAGCCCGGCCAGGTCACAGATCGTGGGAACCACATCGATGGTGCTGACCGGCTGATCCACCCGGCCCACCGGCATGTCGGGGGACGAGATCATCAGCGGGACCCGCGATGAACCTTCATAGAAGCTCATCTTGAACCACAGCCCGTGTTCGCCCAGCATGTCGCCGTGATCGGAAAGGAACAGGATTATTGCCTCTTGCCGGGTGCGCTCCAGCACATCCATGATCTCGCCGATCTTGTCATCGACATAGCTGATATTGGCGAAATACCCCTGACGCGCGCGACGGATATTGTCGTCCGAGATGTTGAAATTGCGCCAGTCATTGGCGTCCATCAGGCGTTGCGAATGCGGGTCCTGTTCATCATAGGGGATGGCTTCGGGCGGCTCCAGTTCGGGGATGCCTTCATACAGGTCCCAATACTTGCGTCGCGCCACATAGGGGTCATGGGGATGGGTAAAGCTGACGGTCAGGCACCAGGGCCGCTCATCCTCGCCCCGCGCCAGATCATAGAGCTTGCGGCAGGCGTTATAGGCGACCTCGTCATCATATTCGAGCTGGTTGGTGATCTCTGCCACACCCGCGCCGGTGACCGAACCCATATTGTGATACCACCAGTCGATCCGTTCGTCCGGCTTGCGGTAATCAGGCGTCCAGCCGAAATCGGCCGGATAGACATCGGTGGTCAGACGTTCCTCATAGCCATGCAACTGATCGGCACCGACGAAATGCATCTTGCCGCTGAGACAGGTCTGATACCCCGCCCGGCGCAGGTGGTGGGCATAGGTCGGAATGTCCGAGGCGAACTCGGCCGCATTGTCATAGACCCCGGTGCGCGAGGGCAGTTGCCCGGAGACGAAGCTGGCGCGCGCCGGGCCGCAAAGGGGGCTGCCGGTATAGGCATTGGAAAAACGGGTCGAGCGGGCGGCCAGCTTGCGCAGATTCGGGGTGTGCAGGAAATCGGCGGGACCGTCGGGAAACAGCACCCCGGACAACTGGTCAACCATGAAGATCAGGATATTCGGTTTCATTGCTGAACGACCTCCTTGACCGCTTCGATACCGGGTTTGCCGTCCAGCGTGGTCACGCCATCAAGCCAGGCTTCCAGACGTTCGGGGTGTTCGGCAATCCAGGCCGATGCTGCCTCTGCCGGATCCATGCCATCATTCAGGATATCCCCCATCAGCGCGTTTTCCATGGGCACGTCAAAGGTCAGCTGGCGCAGCAACCTGGCGGCATTGGGGCAGGATTCGACCCATTCGCGGCGGGCAAGCGTGTGGACGGTTGCGCCGCCGAAATCGGGCCCGAATTGTGCATCTCCACCGGACAGATAGGTGATGTCGATGGCCTCGTTCATGGGATGGGGGGCCCATGCCAGGAAGACCGATGGCGTTCCGGCGGATTCATTGCGTCCGACTTGGGCCAGCATGGCCTGTTCGCCGCTTTCAACCAGCGTCCAGTCACCCAGCCCGAAGTCATCGGCCTCGATCATCGCCTGAATGGACTGATTGGCCGGTGCGCCCGGCTCGATGCCATAGATCTTTCCGTCAAAGGCGTCCTTGTGGGCGTCCAGATCGGCAAAATCGGCAACGCCTGCCTCGGCACCGGGCTTGTTGACCGCCAGAGTGAATTTCGCGCCTTCCAGGTTTTGCACCAGTTCCTCGATGCCACCGTTTGCATCCAGATCGTCGCGGAATTTCTGCTGGGCGGGCAGCCAGTTGCCCAGGAACATGTCGGTCTGACCGTTCTTCAGGGCTTCATAGCCAACAGGTACGGACAGGGTGGCGATGTCGGGCGTATATCCCAGCGCTTCGAACAGAACCGCTGCCACGCCATTGGTGGCCGCGATGTCGGTCCAGCCGGGGCCGGAGTAACGTACCGTTTCGCAACTTGCCGCGTCGTCGGCTGATGCAGGCAGCGCAGCCCCTGCCAGCAAGGCGGCAAGGGATGTCATTTGAACGAGTCTCATCAGATTTCCTCCGGTTACATACGGTGACTGGTCAGTTGATTGTCTGACCAGTCAATAACCGAAGTTCAACCTGAGACCGTCCGAAAACGACTATCTTGTCGGAACTGGCGTCTCGCCGCGATAATCATAGAAACCGCGTCCGGTCTTGCGGCCAAGCCATCCGGCCTCGACATATTTGGTCAGCAAGGGGCAGGGGCGGTACTTGGTATCTGCCAGCCCGTCATGCAGCACATTCATGATCGCCAGACAGGTGTCCAGCCCGATGAAATCGGCCAGTTCCAGCGGTCCCATGGGGTGATTGGCGCCCAGTTTCATCGATTCATCGATGGATTTCACATTCCCGACGCCTTCGTACAGCGTATAGACCGCCTCATTGATCATCGGCATCAGGATCCGGTTGACGATGAAGGCGGGGAAGTCTTCGGCGCTTGCGGCGGTCTTGCCCAGCTTGCGAACCACCTCGTGCAGGGCCTTGTAGGTCGCCTCGTCGGTGGCAATGCCGCGGATCAACTCGACCAGCTGCATTACCGGGACCGGATTCATGAAGTGGAACCCCATGAATTTTTCGGGACGATCGGTGCGGCTGGCCAGCCGGGTGATCGAAATCGAGGATGTGTTCGACGTCAGGATGGTGTCGGGTTTCAGATGCGGCTGAATATCCTCGAAGATGGCTTGCTTGACGGATTCGCGTTCAGTGGCGGCTTCGATGACCAGATCGGTCTGACCCAGATCGGCCAGATTCAGGGTCGTGGTGATTCGGGCCATTGCGGCCTTCTTGTCCTCGGGCGAGATCCGCCCCTTGCTGACCTGACGTTCGATATTCCTGTCAATCAGCGCGATGGCCTTGTCCAGAGCCTCGCGACTGATATCGCTCAGCAGGACGTCGAATCCTGCAAGCGCAAAGACATGGGCGATGCCGTTGCCCATCTGACCTGCGCCGATCACGCCAACCGATTGTATCGCCATCTCCGTACCCTCACGTCTTGATCGCGGGGACGATAGGGCGGGGCGCGGGTCGTCGCAATGCAAAACCGCCCCGAAACATCGGGGCGGTTGAAATGCCGGATTGATCGGCTGTTTACAGCTTGTCGGTCAGTTCCGGGACAGTCGAGAAGAGGTCACCGACGAGTCCGTAGTCCGCGACCTGGAAGATCGGGGCTTCTTCGTCCTTGTTGATGGCGACGATGATCTTGCTGTCCTTCATGCCCGCCAGATGCTGGATCGCGCCCGAGATGCCCACGGCGACGTAAAGCTCGGGGGCGACGACCTTGCCGGTCTGGCCGACCTGATAATCATTGGGCGCATAGCCGGAATCGACCGCCGCGCGCGAGGCGCCGACCGCCGCGCCCAGCTTGTCGGCCAGTTTCTCGATGATCGCGAAATCCTCTTTCGAGCCGACGCCGCGACCGCCCGACACCACGCGACCCGCCGAGGTCAGCTCGGGGCGGTCACTGGTGACCACCTCGTCGGCAACCCAGCTGGACAGGCCCGGATCGCCCGCCGCGGCCACGGCTTCGACCGGCGCCGCGCTGCCGTCACCGGCGGCGTCAAAGCTGGCCGTGCGCACGGTCAGAACCTTCTTCGCATCCGCCGATTTCACCGTCTGGATGGCATTGCCGGCATAGACCAGGCGCTCGAAGGTCTCGCCATCCACCACGCCCGAGACATCCGAGATCACCATCACGTCCAGCAGCGCCGCAACGCGAGGCATGATGTTCTTGGCATCGGTCGTGGCCGGTGCGGCGATATGGTCGTAATCACCCGCGAGGCTGACCAGCAGCGCCGCGGCGGGCTCGGCCAGGCGATGACCATAGAGCGCATCCTCGGCCACCAGGACCTTTGCCACGCCCTCGATCGTGGCAGCCGCCTCGCCCGCGGCCTGTGCCGAGGCCCCGGCGCAGAGCACCGTCACATCGCCCAGGGATTTCAGCGCGCCGACCGCCTTGGCGGTGGCATCGCGGTTCAACTCGCCATTCGTGACTTCACCCAGCAACAGAACAGCCATCACACAACCCCCGCTTCTTTCAGTTTCGATACCAGCTCATCGACCGAGCCGACCTTGATGCCGGCCTTGCGGCCCTCGGGCTCGCGCGTGTTGACCACGGCAAGGCGCGGGGTCACATCGACGCCCAGATCCGCGGCGGTCTTTTCCTCCAGCGGCTTCTTCTTGGCCTTCATGATGTTGGGCAGGCTGGCATAGCGCGGCTCGTTCAGGCGCAGGTCGGCGGTGACGATGGCCGGAAGCCGGACCTCGATGGTCTGCAGGCCGCCATCGACCTCGCGGGTGACCCTGGCGGCATCGCCCTCGATCTCCAGCTTGCTGGCAAAGGTCGCCTGACCCCAGCCCAGCAGCGCCGCCAGCATCTGGCCGGTCGCGTTCATGTCGTTGTCGATCGCCTGCTTGCCCGCGATCACCAGGCCCGGTGCCTCCTCGTCGATCACCGCCTTGAGGATCTTGGCCACCGCCAGAGGCTCGATATCGGTATGCACGTCATCGGCCGCAATCACCAGGATGGCACGGTCGGCCCCCATCGCAAGGGCCGTGCGCAGGGTTTCGGCCGCCTGCTTGACGCCGATGCTGACCGCGACAACCTCCGTGGCGACGCCCTTCTCCTTCAGACGGATCGCCTCTTCCACGGCAATCTCGTCAAACGGGTTCATCGACATCTTCACATTCGCAAGATCAACACCCGATCCGTCAGCCTTGACACGGGCCTTAACGTTGTAATCAATGACCCGCTTTACCGGTACAAGTACCTTCATCGGCCTTTCTCCCTTGATTGTATATCTTCGGCTGCGGCAAGTGTTAGCGACAGGTCGATGGCATTTACAGGGCAAAAACGTCCCTGAATATGCCTTTTGCGGCCATCAGCTGAGCTTGCAGGAAACTGTTGTCCGCTAACGGCTTGCACCCGGCACCCAGAGGATATCCGCATTGCCATTGTCATTCGCCTGACGTGAGGCCACGAACAGCCAGTCCGACAGCCGGTTGAGATAGCGTACCGCCACCGGATTGGCATCGCCCCCCGCGGCCAGTTCGGTCGCGCGCCGTTCGGCTCGACGGGCAACGGTCCGCGCCAGATGCAGATGCGCGGCCAGGGTGCTGCCACCGGGCAGGATGAAGCTGCGCAGGGGCTGCAACTCGGCATTCATCCGGTCAATCTCGCGTTCCAGACGTTCGACCTGGGCGTCGATCATGCGCAGCACGGGATATCCGGCCTGATCATCTGCGGACATATCCGGCCGCGACAGATCCGCACCCAGATCGAACAGGTCATTCTGGATGACGGCCAGTTCCTCGGCCATCTGTCCCTGGGCATGCAGCCGGCACAATCCCAGCGTGGCGTTCAATTCATCCACCGAACCATAGGCCTCTACACGCGGGTCATGTTTGGCGACCCGGCTGCCGTCTGACAGCGCCGTGTCGCCCTTGTCGCCGGTGCGGGTATAGATCTTGTTCAGAACGACCATCAGCTTGACCTCAGCCAGATGAACAGCAGGATCAGCGCTATGGCGACCGCCTGGGCGATGATCCGCCAGCGCATCAGCCGATTGCCGTGTTTGCGGTTGAATTCGCCGCCGCGCGCGAAGCCGCCGATGCCCGTGGCCAGAATGCCCAGCACGATCAGGACCGCAAGGACGACGATGTAGAAGAGTGGCTTGTCTTGCATGGGAACCGCCTTTCGCGCGTGACCCTAGCTGCGCCGCGCAAACCAGTCCAGAGCGCGCGTCGGCAAAAGCCTGCGACCAATCGCCGAAAGCCGCGTCGGTGTGGTCACGTAATAGCGGGGCGGGGGCGAAGTTGCGGTCAGGGCCTGCAGGATCCGGTCGCTGACTGCCGAGGGCGGCAATTCGAACCTGTCCTTTCCCGAGGGTTCATAAAGACGGCGCAGCAGGGTCGCGCGGTAATCCTCGGCGCGGGGGCTGGCCTGCCAGTTCACCCATTTCTCGAAATGCGGGATGGCATTGATTCGGATGCGGCTGGTGATCGGGCCGGGCTCGATCAGGATGACCTTGACCCCGGTGCCCCGCATCTCCAGCCTGAGAACATCGGTCAGCCCCTCGAGTGCGAATTTGGTGGCGACATAGGGGCCGCGCCATGGAATTCCGACCAGGCCCAGCACCGAGCTGATCGTGACGATGCGACCACCGGTCTTGCGGAAATGCGGGATCAGCTGCGTTGTCAGGTCATGCGTGCCGAACAGGTTCGTCTCGAAGATTTCGCGCAGGGCACCGCGCGGGATGTCCTCGACCGCTCCCGGCAGGGCAAAGGCGGCATTGTTCACCAGCCCGTGCAAGGGTCCCCGTGACAGGACGGTTTCAACAAGCTGTGTGACACTGTCGGGATCAGACAGTTCCAGATGGTGGCAGTCGATTCCCTCTGCGCGCCGCGCCTCGATATCCTGCGGGCGACGGCAGGTGGCAATGACATGCCAGCCCTCGGCCGTCATGCGACGGGCCGCATCCAGGCCTATGCCGGACGAGGCGCCGGTAATCAGAACGGATTTGCGCATGTCAGTTGGGCGGGATGTTGCTGAGAAACTGCGCCGACATATAGCCGATGCGTCCCTCGGCGTCACGAATATTGATCCATGGGGCATCGGTCGGGCCCAGAGCTTCAACGGGATCCCCGCGCTGCAAAGCGCCGATCACCCGGTTGTTCGTCGAAGGTCCGGCGCGGAAATTCACGCGGTTGCCGGTGACATACAGAATCTTGTCCGAAGCGTCAGGTTCGGGAACGATCGCCGCATCGGCCTCTGTCGGCGAGGCCTGTTCGGTATGATCGGGCGCGCGCCTCAGCGCCGGATCCGGCGAGTCCAGCGGCTGTTCTTCGGCCTGCCCGGAAGGTTCGATGTCCTCGGGCGGGGGCGTGGCTTCGGTTGTTTCCGGCGCGGCCGCGGGGCTGGTGATCTTGGCGGTCGTTTCGGCCTGAGGGGTTGTGTCGGATGGGGCGGCAACCTGTCTGGCGGCGCGTCGGTCAACAGCCCCATAGGTGCCCAGCACCAGATAGAGCGCCGTCAGCGTGACTGCCATGAGGATCAACAATCTTGTCATCGCGCGGTCATCATTCCCGGATAGCTGTTTCACAAGTAGCGATAGCTTCACGATCTCAACGCCGCTTGGGCCGTTGCGGTTCCGATGATCTGATTTTCCTGCTGGACCGGGCGTCGATCCCATCATATCCAGTGCAGCATGTCAGAAGATCTGCCCATCGACCCCGAAGAGAATACCCAGGCCGAATCGCTCAGCCGCGCCATTGGCGAGCGGTATCTGACCTATGCGCTGTCCACGATCATGAACCGGGCGCTGCCGGATGCACGTGACGGGCTGAAGCCCGTGCATCGTCGCATCCTGTATGCCATGCGGGAACTGCGGCTTGCTCCGAATGGCGCATTCCGGAAATCGGCCAAGATCACCGGCGACGTGATGGGGAACTATCATCCCCATGGCGATGCCGCGATATATGATGCCATGGCGCGTCTGGCCCAGGATTTTGCCATGCGCTATCCGCTGGTGGACGGGCAGGGCAATTTCGGAAATGTCGATGGCGACAACCCCGCAGCCGCCCGCTATACCGAGGCGCGTCTTGCACAGGCATCGGAGGCCCTCATGGAGGGGCTGGCCGAGAATGCGGTGGATTTCCGGCCCAATTACGATGGCACGCTGACCGAACCTGTCGTGCTGCCCTCGGCTTTCCCGAACCTGCTGGCCAATGGGGCTTCGGGGATCGCGGTGGGGATGGCGACGAATATCCCGCCCCACAACCTGCATGAGGTGATCGATGCCTGTCTGCATCTGATCAAGACGCCGGATGCGCGCGACGATACCCTGGCCAATATCATCCAGGGGCCGGACCTGCCGACCGGCGGTGTCATCGTCGAAAGCCGGGAATCGATTGCCGAGACCTATCGCACGGGGCGCGGGGCCTTCCGTATCCGCGCGAAATGGGAACAGGAAGATCTGGGTCGTGGGCAATGGCAGATTGTCGTGACCGAAATCCCCTATCAGGTTCAGAAATCCAAGCTGATCGAACGGCTGGCCGAACTGATCCAGACCAAGAAGATCCCGATTCTGGCCGATGTGCGCGACGAATCGGCCGAGGACATCCGCATCGTGCTGGAACCCAAGAGCCGCAGCGTCGATCCCGACCAGCTGATGGCGGCGCTGTACAAGGTCAGCGATCTGGAAATCCGCTTCAATCTGAACATGAACGTTCTGATCGACGGCCGGGTACCCAGGGTTTGCAGCCTCAAGGAAGTGTTGCACGCCTTCCTTGACCATCGCCGCGAGGTTCTGGTCCGCCGCGCCAATTTCCGGCTGGAGAAGATTGCCGCCCGGCTGGAGGTGCTGGAAGGCTATCTGGTCGCCTATCTCAATATCGACAGGGTGATCGAGATCATCCGCAATGAAGACAACCCCAAGGCCGTGATGATGGCTGAATTCGGGCTGTCCGATGTTCAGGTCGAGGCCATCCTGAACATGCGCTTGCGGGCCCTGCGCAAACTGGAAGAGATCGAGCTGCGCGCGGAACGTGACAATCTGACCGAGGAACGGCAGGCCCTGCAGGACATGCTGGCTGACGAGGGGCTGCAATGGCTGCGCATTTCCCAGCAGCTGAAAGAGGTGCGCAACCTCTTCGGCAAATCCACGCCCGAAGGCCGGCGCCGCACGGTCATCACCGATGCGCCGGTAGTCGAGGCGGTCAGCATGGAGGCCATGATCGAGCGCGAGCCACTGACGGTCATCCTGTCCAAGATGGGCTGGATTCGTGCCTTGAAGGGCCATCAGCCGCTGGATGCCGAACTGAAGTTCAAGGATGGCGACGGTCCGGGATTCGCGCTGCATGCCGAGACCACCGACAAGCTGATGGTCTTTGCCAGCAATGGGCGCTTTTATACCGTGCCTGCCAACAACCTGCCCGGCGGGCGCGGCATGGGCGAACCGCTGCGACTGATGGTTGATCTTCCCAATGAGGCCGAGGTGATCTCGATCTTCCCCTGGCGCGCTGATGAGAAATATCTGGTCGCCTCCAGGGCGGGGGACGGTTTCGTGGTTCAGGCGGGGGACATTCTGGCCCAGACCAAGACCGGGAAACAGGTGCTGA
This is a stretch of genomic DNA from Paracoccus seriniphilus. It encodes these proteins:
- the parC gene encoding DNA topoisomerase IV subunit A, with the translated sequence MSEDLPIDPEENTQAESLSRAIGERYLTYALSTIMNRALPDARDGLKPVHRRILYAMRELRLAPNGAFRKSAKITGDVMGNYHPHGDAAIYDAMARLAQDFAMRYPLVDGQGNFGNVDGDNPAAARYTEARLAQASEALMEGLAENAVDFRPNYDGTLTEPVVLPSAFPNLLANGASGIAVGMATNIPPHNLHEVIDACLHLIKTPDARDDTLANIIQGPDLPTGGVIVESRESIAETYRTGRGAFRIRAKWEQEDLGRGQWQIVVTEIPYQVQKSKLIERLAELIQTKKIPILADVRDESAEDIRIVLEPKSRSVDPDQLMAALYKVSDLEIRFNLNMNVLIDGRVPRVCSLKEVLHAFLDHRREVLVRRANFRLEKIAARLEVLEGYLVAYLNIDRVIEIIRNEDNPKAVMMAEFGLSDVQVEAILNMRLRALRKLEEIELRAERDNLTEERQALQDMLADEGLQWLRISQQLKEVRNLFGKSTPEGRRRTVITDAPVVEAVSMEAMIEREPLTVILSKMGWIRALKGHQPLDAELKFKDGDGPGFALHAETTDKLMVFASNGRFYTVPANNLPGGRGMGEPLRLMVDLPNEAEVISIFPWRADEKYLVASRAGDGFVVQAGDILAQTKTGKQVLNGEALLCKPVSGDHVAVVGENRKMLVFPLSELPEMSRGKGVRLLKFKDGGLSDAITLTLTDGLSWPMTGGKTRTESDLSEWLGKRATAGRMAPRGFPRNNRFP